A single region of the Pyrodictium occultum genome encodes:
- a CDS encoding glycosyltransferase → MKRLVFVAWARLSRRTRDLARALGAGLLFLRDRPPYIRAWRETARALEEARPDAVVVQLPQGPLLLRVATLAGRLGFRVVADVHTGFLVYSSPAGLLLNRPFRGLLRRADLVLAHNEPEARLLGRAGLPGERVLVVYDPLPRPPARLERPALDLGDGGYILVPASWAPDEPLELVARGFLASGAPGGYRLVVTGDPGRRPGLHRRLRRLARESRGSIVLTGFLPEPQYAWLLSHAAAVVAATTREYTMLSAAWEAVAYRKPLLASATGTLREVLGPGYPCLFPPTVEGVAEAIDRCLSGGPGVAEAVEETLERLRRMSTGSLERLARILERL, encoded by the coding sequence ATGAAGCGGCTGGTGTTCGTCGCCTGGGCGCGGCTTAGCCGGAGGACGCGCGACCTCGCCCGGGCCCTTGGGGCCGGGCTGCTGTTCCTCCGGGATAGGCCCCCCTACATCCGCGCCTGGAGGGAGACCGCCAGGGCGCTGGAGGAGGCCAGGCCGGACGCCGTGGTCGTGCAGCTGCCGCAGGGGCCGCTGCTCCTCCGCGTGGCCACGCTGGCCGGGCGCCTCGGCTTCCGGGTCGTGGCCGACGTGCACACCGGGTTCCTCGTCTACAGCTCGCCGGCGGGGCTCCTGCTCAACCGGCCCTTCCGCGGGCTCCTCCGCCGCGCCGACCTGGTGCTGGCCCACAACGAGCCCGAGGCGAGGCTGCTGGGGAGGGCCGGGCTGCCGGGGGAGAGGGTGCTGGTGGTCTACGACCCCCTGCCCCGGCCCCCGGCTAGGCTGGAGAGGCCAGCCCTAGACCTCGGCGACGGGGGGTACATCCTCGTCCCGGCCTCCTGGGCGCCCGACGAGCCCCTGGAGCTCGTGGCCAGGGGCTTCCTCGCATCAGGGGCCCCCGGGGGCTACAGGCTCGTGGTGACCGGGGATCCGGGGAGGAGGCCGGGGCTCCACCGGAGGCTGAGGAGGCTGGCCCGGGAGAGCCGGGGCTCCATAGTGCTCACCGGCTTCCTCCCCGAGCCCCAGTACGCCTGGCTCCTCAGCCACGCCGCCGCCGTGGTGGCGGCTACGACGAGGGAGTACACGATGCTCTCGGCGGCCTGGGAGGCGGTGGCCTACCGGAAGCCCCTCCTAGCATCCGCGACGGGGACGCTGAGGGAGGTGCTGGGGCCGGGCTACCCCTGCCTCTTCCCCCCGACCGTGGAGGGGGTGGCGGAGGCCATCGACAGGTGCCTCTCCGGGGGCCCCGGGGTCGCGGAGGCAGTCGAGGAGACCCTGGAGAGGCTGAGAAGGATGTCGACGGGGAGCCTGGAGAGGCTGGCCAGGATCCTCGAGAGGCTCTAG
- a CDS encoding alkaline phosphatase family protein, with amino-acid sequence MAKRVCLIGLDGVGPGNLKTMLESIPLNALSSIAGKGFASPAPSIPPYTPPAWTSIFTGVNPGKHGIFGFYVVEQGEEGFSIRVASSRDVMYPRVFEIAAMKGLRSVVINVPLTYPVSQLLAARNLVLVSDWSSPRQFIHPRGYEARYSEYLVEPPHQWSRAADTDSYVKMVEEFLEKRLNIYYDLLEKEDYSLFVIVFSELDWLMHRIPDIVEGRQMHRVYRIASMIDRFVRKASGECSLLILASDHGFRVARVLVGVNSILADRGLIDYRYHVARGGRAQRHGAGQRQLPQQRPGLQNTPPPPAGEEAYTEKPPEEDKATDPSTGGGELLHKQGLHARDGQPGGVREEGLLRRRAPGTAGHQPDTGHSLAGRGLLGALRGEGAQPTPHTGARRVLRREHTCRAAPQGVYGRPRAARASSPGGG; translated from the coding sequence TTGGCTAAACGTGTATGCCTAATAGGCCTCGACGGCGTCGGGCCAGGCAACCTTAAGACCATGCTGGAGAGTATCCCGCTCAACGCGCTATCCAGCATAGCCGGCAAGGGCTTCGCCTCCCCCGCTCCCTCGATCCCTCCCTACACGCCCCCCGCCTGGACGAGCATATTCACCGGGGTGAACCCCGGGAAGCACGGCATATTCGGCTTCTACGTGGTCGAGCAGGGCGAAGAGGGCTTCAGTATCCGCGTGGCATCGTCCCGCGACGTCATGTACCCGCGCGTGTTCGAGATAGCCGCCATGAAGGGGCTTAGGAGCGTCGTCATAAACGTGCCCCTAACCTACCCCGTATCCCAGCTCCTCGCGGCCCGGAACCTTGTACTCGTCAGCGACTGGTCCTCCCCCCGGCAGTTCATCCACCCTAGAGGCTATGAGGCCAGGTACTCCGAGTACCTGGTCGAGCCTCCCCACCAGTGGAGCAGGGCCGCCGACACAGACTCCTATGTGAAGATGGTTGAGGAGTTTCTCGAGAAGAGGCTAAACATCTACTATGACCTGCTCGAGAAGGAGGACTACAGCCTCTTCGTCATAGTGTTCAGCGAGCTCGACTGGCTCATGCACAGGATCCCGGACATAGTCGAGGGCAGGCAAATGCATAGAGTCTACAGGATCGCATCGATGATAGACAGGTTTGTCCGTAAAGCTAGCGGCGAGTGCAGCCTGCTTATACTCGCGAGCGATCACGGCTTCCGCGTCGCACGCGTGCTCGTGGGTGTAAACAGCATCCTCGCAGACAGGGGCCTGATAGACTACCGGTACCACGTGGCCCGGGGGGGCAGAGCACAGCGCCACGGAGCCGGGCAGCGGCAGCTCCCCCAGCAGCGCCCGGGGCTCCAGAATACGCCCCCTCCTCCGGCTGGCGAGGAGGCTTATACCGAGAAGCCTCCTGAAGAGGATAAGGCCACTGATCCCTCTACAGGTGGAGGTGAACTACTCCACAAGCAGGGCCTTCATGCTCGAGACGGGCAACCTGGGGGTGTACGTGAGGAGGGGCTACTGCGGCGCCGTGCGCCAGGCACTGCAGGGCATCAGCCAGATACGGGGCATAGCCTCGCGGGACGAGGTCTTCTGGGGGCCCTACGTGGAGAGGGCGCCCAGCCTACTCCTCATACCGGGGCCCGACGTGTTCTTCGACGCGAACATACATGCAGAGCCGCTCCACAAGGGGTATATGGGCGTCCACGAGCAGCACGCGCTAGTAGCCCTGGCGGGGGATGA